A portion of the Stigmatella aurantiaca DW4/3-1 genome contains these proteins:
- a CDS encoding PLP-dependent aminotransferase family protein, whose protein sequence is MGARPSVLTLNDGSPDARLAPLEALARAYRRALLRLSREGLGYGDARGDGVLREVLSSFLNQARGLSSRPEPLVITRGSQMTLLLAGKALVRPGEVVAVESPGYTPAWDAFRFVGAELCPVSVDHEGLRIDALERVLARGRVRAVYTTPHHQYPTTVSLSAARRLALLSLAAEHGFTIIEDDSDYEYYYASRPLLPMASTDELRSVVYIGSLSKLLAPGIRVGYLVANEQLLEKAVEARATVDRQGEPALERAVAELLEDGELQRHARKARRVYEGRRDHLVSRLRAHRHLREMLEFDVPSGGLALWLRAREGVDVEAWSRRAAEKGLLFVPGSAHGAERLARQGFRAGYAALEPRELDAVVTLLGKSA, encoded by the coding sequence GTGGGGGCAAGGCCCTCTGTCCTCACCTTGAACGATGGGTCCCCGGATGCACGCCTTGCACCCCTGGAAGCCCTCGCGCGGGCGTATCGCAGGGCCCTGCTCCGGCTCTCACGCGAGGGCCTCGGGTATGGAGACGCACGAGGTGACGGGGTGCTGCGGGAAGTCCTCTCCTCGTTCCTGAACCAGGCTCGAGGGCTCTCGAGTCGGCCGGAGCCGCTTGTCATCACCCGAGGCAGCCAGATGACGCTGCTGCTCGCGGGCAAGGCGCTCGTCCGCCCAGGCGAGGTCGTCGCCGTGGAGTCCCCCGGCTACACGCCTGCCTGGGATGCGTTCCGGTTCGTGGGCGCGGAGCTGTGCCCTGTCTCCGTGGATCATGAGGGGTTGCGGATCGACGCACTGGAGCGAGTGCTCGCGCGTGGGCGGGTTCGTGCGGTCTACACGACGCCCCACCACCAGTACCCCACGACCGTCTCTCTCTCCGCGGCGCGGCGACTGGCGCTCCTGTCTCTCGCGGCGGAGCACGGCTTCACCATCATCGAGGACGATTCCGACTACGAGTACTACTACGCGTCGCGTCCGCTCTTGCCCATGGCGAGCACCGACGAACTCCGGAGCGTGGTGTACATCGGCTCGCTCTCGAAGCTGCTCGCGCCGGGCATCCGTGTCGGATACCTCGTGGCGAACGAGCAACTCCTCGAGAAGGCGGTGGAGGCGCGGGCGACGGTGGACCGGCAGGGAGAGCCCGCCCTGGAGCGCGCCGTCGCGGAGCTTCTTGAGGATGGCGAGCTTCAACGGCACGCGCGCAAGGCACGTCGGGTGTACGAGGGGCGCCGGGATCACCTGGTGTCACGCCTACGGGCCCATCGGCACCTGCGGGAGATGCTCGAATTCGATGTGCCCTCGGGAGGACTGGCCCTCTGGTTGAGGGCCCGGGAAGGGGTGGACGTAGAGGCGTGGAGCCGCCGTGCCGCCGAGAAAGGACTCCTCTTCGTGCCTGGCAGTGCGCATGGGGCGGAGCGGCTGGCGCGGCAGGGCTTTCGCGCTGGATACGCCGCGCTGGAGCCACGGGAGCTGGATGCCGTGGTCACGCTCCTCGGCAAGAGTGCGTAG
- a CDS encoding DUF58 domain-containing protein produces MIPTPRLWALLALLALPMMAAGFFPGLGGLVLALDVLVAVLAVLDAVLARGVRLEVHRELPPKLSVGVSNRVEVRLIHRTRRTVRVRVKDDVPESFSATPEEAPLNLPPESQTRWVYRVVPAQRGKFGFGDVHVRVRGPLGLIFHERTFPAERSVSVFPDMRGASRLLLSGAALDWVNLGLRRLRRDGQGSEFARLRDYAQGDSVRDVDWKATARRGKPVTRVMESERSQSILICVDAGRSMAARVGELTKLDHAVNAALFLAFVAVRNGDRVGLALFADGVKAYLPPMAGRGQYRKMADTLYSATPSLTYVDYLALFKELNLRLHRRSLLCVFTDFLDEEQASTMIQPLHRLARRHVPLCLSVKDTALQGLLRTPPLGPEEAFQHAVASELLADREALKAQVGMGGVQMIDVQPDELSLAAVNRYLDIKARGVL; encoded by the coding sequence GTGATTCCCACCCCGCGCCTGTGGGCGCTGCTGGCCCTGCTGGCCCTGCCCATGATGGCGGCGGGGTTCTTTCCGGGCCTGGGCGGCCTTGTGCTGGCGCTGGACGTGCTGGTGGCGGTGCTGGCCGTGCTGGATGCCGTCCTGGCGCGCGGCGTGCGCCTGGAGGTGCACCGGGAGCTGCCCCCGAAGCTCTCGGTGGGGGTCTCCAACCGGGTGGAGGTGCGGCTCATCCACCGCACGCGCCGCACCGTGCGGGTGCGCGTGAAGGATGACGTGCCCGAGAGCTTCTCCGCCACGCCCGAGGAGGCACCGCTGAACCTCCCCCCGGAAAGCCAGACGCGCTGGGTGTACCGGGTGGTGCCCGCCCAGCGCGGCAAGTTCGGCTTCGGGGACGTGCACGTGCGGGTGCGGGGTCCGCTGGGACTGATTTTCCATGAGCGAACCTTCCCGGCGGAGCGAAGCGTCTCCGTCTTCCCGGACATGCGCGGCGCCAGCCGTCTGCTGCTGTCGGGCGCCGCGCTGGACTGGGTGAACCTGGGCCTGCGCCGGCTCCGCCGGGACGGCCAGGGCAGCGAGTTCGCCCGCCTGCGGGACTACGCCCAGGGAGACTCGGTGCGGGACGTGGACTGGAAAGCCACCGCCCGGCGCGGCAAGCCCGTCACCCGGGTGATGGAGTCCGAGCGCTCCCAATCCATCCTCATTTGCGTGGACGCGGGCCGCTCCATGGCCGCCCGGGTGGGCGAGCTGACGAAGCTGGACCACGCGGTGAACGCGGCGCTCTTCCTGGCCTTCGTCGCGGTGCGCAATGGGGACCGGGTGGGGCTGGCACTCTTCGCGGATGGGGTGAAAGCCTACCTGCCGCCCATGGCCGGGCGCGGGCAGTACCGGAAGATGGCTGACACGCTCTACTCCGCCACCCCGAGCCTCACGTACGTGGACTACCTGGCCCTCTTCAAGGAGCTGAACCTGCGGCTCCACCGGCGCAGCCTGCTGTGTGTCTTCACCGACTTCCTGGATGAAGAACAGGCCTCCACGATGATTCAGCCGTTGCACCGGCTGGCGCGGCGCCACGTGCCTCTGTGCCTCTCGGTGAAAGACACCGCGCTCCAGGGGCTGCTGCGCACCCCTCCCCTGGGTCCCGAGGAGGCCTTTCAACACGCGGTCGCCTCGGAGCTGCTCGCCGACCGGGAAGCCCTCAAGGCTCAGGTCGGCATGGGGGGCGTGCAAATGATTGATGTGCAGCCTGACGAGCTGAGCCTTGCCGCCGTCAACCGCTACCTGGACATCAAGGCCCGCGGCGTCCTGTGA
- a CDS encoding AAA family ATPase translates to MNVPPPPFSSPSPGHAVRAAHAIREGVLSEVRKAVVGQDEALELMLCGLIAGGHVLLEGVPGVAKTLMAKALARSVSADFKRIQFTPDLMPADILGTSIFDLKTQAFVLVRGPIFTDLLLADEINRAPAKTQSALLEAMQERSVSLEGRHITLSPLFTVFATQNPVESEGTYPLPEAQLDRFLFKIEVGYPTPEEEDAILASVHRGFDSGNLERAGVGAAVEKTGLMEARAALHEVTVEPPVLAYIRKLVSATRTSDRIRLGAGPRAGVHLLLAAKALAALRGRHFVTPDDVRFLAGPVLKHRLLLSPDAELDGATPSDVLREVVQSVEVPR, encoded by the coding sequence ATGAACGTCCCCCCTCCGCCCTTTTCCAGCCCTTCGCCTGGCCACGCCGTGCGGGCCGCCCACGCCATCCGCGAGGGCGTGCTGAGCGAGGTGCGCAAGGCCGTGGTCGGCCAGGACGAGGCGCTCGAGCTGATGCTGTGTGGCCTCATCGCCGGCGGCCACGTGCTGCTGGAGGGCGTGCCCGGCGTCGCCAAGACGCTGATGGCCAAGGCGCTGGCGCGCAGCGTCAGCGCGGACTTCAAGCGCATCCAGTTCACCCCGGACCTGATGCCCGCGGACATCCTCGGCACCAGCATCTTCGATCTGAAGACCCAGGCCTTCGTGCTGGTGCGAGGCCCCATCTTCACGGACCTCCTGCTGGCGGATGAAATCAACCGTGCGCCGGCCAAGACGCAATCGGCCCTCCTGGAGGCCATGCAGGAGCGCAGCGTGTCGCTGGAGGGGCGCCACATCACCCTCTCGCCGCTCTTCACGGTGTTCGCCACGCAGAACCCCGTGGAGTCCGAGGGCACCTACCCACTGCCCGAAGCCCAGCTCGATCGCTTCCTGTTCAAGATCGAGGTGGGCTACCCCACCCCCGAGGAGGAGGACGCCATCCTCGCCTCGGTGCACCGAGGCTTCGACTCGGGGAACTTGGAGCGGGCCGGGGTGGGCGCGGCGGTGGAAAAAACAGGGCTGATGGAGGCGCGCGCGGCGCTCCACGAGGTGACGGTGGAGCCGCCCGTGCTGGCCTACATCCGCAAGCTGGTGTCCGCCACGCGCACCTCGGATCGCATCCGCCTGGGGGCAGGGCCCCGCGCGGGCGTGCACCTGCTCCTGGCGGCCAAGGCGCTGGCGGCCCTGCGCGGCCGGCACTTCGTCACCCCGGATGACGTGCGCTTTCTGGCAGGCCCCGTGCTCAAACACCGGCTGCTCCTGTCCCCGGACGCGGAGCTGGACGGGGCCACGCCCTCGGATGTCCTCCGGGAGGTGGTGCAGTCCGTCGAGGTTCCCCGGTGA
- a CDS encoding DUF4350 domain-containing protein: MRDRFPLLVVGGLLFTFILGSFLLRGAARGDFADTLSTYRASENGARALYLLAQESGLETLRRATDLQLLDENAPSTFILLAVEVEGSREDDLDETLLATGRDAGLEDEKLPHEGLNSLHSAELNDEEREELLGLVQAGHSLVYVPWGSRENPLLDALEVKLSKADTSLPMRTLVPPLSSPYTLGVERVEAKVQAYLELPSHAVPILEDAQFGRPVAAVVPHGLGRVLVVGAPELAMNQALARADNAQFWLSALRALGPGPFEFSEFHHGFSNERSVVDFAQRYGLHFAVAQLLLGVAFWAVSLKRFGRPRPPPETLRVGATDALFAMSRLYREGSHHAFAAGLIARGVTQELALSAGLPPHAPASTVAAALAARGRTDLSQGLTALVRQAEEPSNDKQLVRLATRAAGLRSRLHPTGPRAPAASTEES; the protein is encoded by the coding sequence GTGCGTGACCGCTTCCCATTGCTCGTGGTGGGAGGGCTGCTGTTCACCTTCATCCTGGGCAGCTTCCTGCTGCGCGGCGCCGCGCGGGGAGACTTCGCGGACACCCTGTCCACGTACCGCGCCTCGGAAAATGGCGCCCGGGCCCTCTACCTCTTGGCCCAGGAGAGCGGCCTGGAGACCCTTCGCCGCGCCACGGACCTCCAACTGCTGGACGAAAACGCCCCCTCCACCTTCATCCTGCTGGCCGTGGAGGTGGAGGGCTCCCGCGAGGATGATCTCGATGAGACGCTCCTGGCCACCGGGCGGGACGCGGGCCTGGAAGACGAGAAGCTCCCCCACGAAGGCCTCAACTCCCTGCACTCCGCTGAGCTGAACGACGAGGAGCGGGAGGAGCTGCTGGGCCTGGTGCAGGCGGGACACAGCCTCGTCTACGTGCCCTGGGGCTCTCGGGAGAATCCGCTGCTGGATGCCCTGGAGGTGAAGCTCTCCAAGGCGGACACCTCGCTGCCCATGCGCACCCTGGTGCCCCCCCTGTCCAGCCCGTACACGCTGGGCGTCGAGCGCGTGGAGGCCAAGGTGCAAGCGTACCTGGAGCTGCCCTCCCACGCGGTGCCCATCCTGGAGGACGCGCAGTTCGGGCGTCCGGTCGCGGCGGTGGTGCCCCACGGCCTGGGCCGGGTGCTGGTGGTGGGCGCGCCCGAGCTGGCGATGAACCAGGCGCTGGCGCGCGCGGACAACGCGCAGTTCTGGCTGAGCGCCTTGCGCGCGCTGGGCCCGGGCCCCTTCGAGTTCAGCGAGTTCCACCACGGCTTCAGCAACGAGCGATCGGTGGTGGACTTCGCGCAGCGCTACGGCCTGCACTTCGCCGTGGCGCAGTTGCTGCTGGGCGTGGCCTTCTGGGCGGTGTCCCTCAAGCGCTTTGGCCGTCCCCGTCCGCCGCCGGAGACCCTCCGCGTGGGGGCCACGGACGCCCTGTTCGCCATGAGCCGGCTCTACCGCGAGGGCAGCCACCACGCCTTCGCCGCCGGGCTCATCGCCCGCGGGGTGACGCAGGAGCTGGCCCTGTCGGCCGGCCTGCCCCCCCACGCGCCCGCCTCCACCGTCGCCGCGGCGCTCGCCGCCCGGGGCCGCACGGATCTGTCCCAGGGCCTGACGGCCCTCGTCCGCCAGGCGGAAGAGCCTTCCAACGACAAGCAACTCGTGCGGCTCGCCACGCGCGCCGCCGGGCTGCGCAGCCGCCTCCACCCCACCGGGCCCCGCGCGCCCGCCGCTTCCACCGAGGAGTCATGA
- a CDS encoding DUF4129 domain-containing protein: MPVSALELRPRSAIALMDSALRLCSRNAGVWALTLPAGALVTGAVLHLADEARGHRDLNLPTLWLTLAWLLRGLLQGAACHHVQELLLGKQEPTVRASLRAALGRTPSLLITVGYLFVFTPLTLIFSLGIAYLVLSASWVGYAAAMQGQGHPLGLYGLCSRLLGPARGAATGVRALTGLAMVLTFVNLHIALNVLFWLGRRLLALDLTFLERFASIDNPVWLAFLGALTFTLFEPLKAATASLLLVDGRVRQEGLDLLAAVQQLPARGAARTVGRGGALAVLGLLLGATSVRAAPSEAPSKAPSELLQRMESVATDCGYGRESLDEDLATVSSLSTAEQQKFQRLLRAVEKKAYEGEDCEAASETLRLGLEQAVETVALESAPQEARAASAKARDILSRPEFAATPRADSTSEEPTPVAPDWWERFMKWLDAFLEELFKRRPKPSRVDTAIVGGGGLTVANGLAVLLILAVVAVLAAVLLRTLGQQQRKEGAQLEVSTLDAAALAQDPMSALARPPEGWAQLADELAAQGRYREAVRSLYLALLSRLHREGAILYDSTLSNWDYLRQFKGRREWLPPFRELTRRFDFAWYGNLPVGAEGYRDFRALTQPLLTAPAPSEAARA; this comes from the coding sequence ATGCCTGTCTCCGCCCTCGAGCTGCGCCCCCGGAGCGCCATCGCCCTCATGGACTCCGCCTTGCGGTTGTGCTCGCGCAACGCCGGTGTGTGGGCGCTGACACTCCCGGCCGGTGCGCTCGTGACCGGGGCCGTCCTCCACCTCGCGGATGAGGCCCGCGGCCACCGCGATCTGAACCTCCCCACCCTGTGGCTGACCCTGGCCTGGCTGCTCCGGGGCCTCCTCCAGGGGGCCGCCTGCCACCACGTCCAGGAGCTGTTGCTCGGGAAGCAGGAGCCCACCGTGCGCGCCAGCCTGCGCGCGGCCCTGGGGCGCACCCCCAGCCTCCTCATCACCGTGGGCTACCTCTTCGTGTTCACGCCCCTGACGCTCATCTTCTCCCTCGGCATTGCCTATCTCGTGCTCTCCGCGTCCTGGGTGGGCTATGCGGCGGCCATGCAGGGCCAGGGCCACCCGCTGGGCCTGTATGGCCTGTGCTCCCGGCTGCTGGGACCCGCCCGCGGGGCCGCCACGGGCGTGCGCGCGCTGACGGGGCTGGCGATGGTGCTCACCTTCGTGAACCTCCACATCGCCCTCAACGTCCTCTTCTGGCTCGGCCGCCGGTTGCTGGCGTTGGATCTCACCTTCCTCGAGCGCTTCGCCTCCATCGACAACCCGGTCTGGCTGGCCTTTCTGGGCGCCCTCACCTTCACCCTGTTCGAGCCGCTCAAGGCAGCCACCGCGTCCCTGCTGCTGGTGGATGGCCGGGTCCGCCAGGAGGGCTTGGACCTGCTCGCCGCCGTCCAGCAGCTCCCCGCCCGGGGCGCGGCGCGCACGGTGGGCCGCGGCGGGGCGCTCGCCGTCCTGGGCCTTCTGCTGGGCGCCACCTCCGTCCGGGCCGCCCCCTCCGAAGCGCCTTCCAAGGCCCCTTCGGAGCTGCTCCAGCGGATGGAGTCGGTGGCCACCGACTGCGGCTACGGCCGCGAGAGCCTGGACGAGGACCTCGCCACCGTCTCGTCCTTGAGCACGGCCGAGCAGCAGAAGTTCCAGCGCTTGCTGCGCGCCGTGGAGAAGAAGGCCTACGAGGGCGAGGACTGCGAGGCGGCGTCGGAGACGCTGCGGCTGGGGCTGGAGCAAGCCGTGGAGACGGTGGCCCTGGAATCCGCGCCCCAGGAGGCCCGGGCCGCCTCGGCGAAGGCCCGGGACATCCTCTCCCGGCCGGAGTTCGCGGCCACCCCTCGCGCGGACAGCACCTCGGAGGAGCCCACTCCCGTGGCCCCGGACTGGTGGGAGCGCTTCATGAAGTGGCTGGATGCGTTCCTGGAGGAACTCTTCAAGCGGCGCCCCAAACCGTCCCGCGTAGACACGGCCATCGTGGGCGGCGGCGGCCTGACCGTGGCCAACGGGTTGGCGGTGCTCTTGATCCTGGCGGTCGTGGCGGTGCTCGCCGCGGTGCTGCTGCGCACCCTGGGCCAGCAGCAGCGGAAGGAGGGCGCGCAGCTCGAGGTGAGTACCCTGGATGCGGCGGCGCTCGCGCAGGATCCCATGAGCGCTCTGGCGCGCCCTCCAGAAGGCTGGGCCCAGCTCGCCGACGAGCTGGCCGCCCAGGGCCGATACCGGGAGGCGGTGCGCAGCCTCTACCTGGCGCTCCTGTCCCGGCTGCACCGCGAGGGGGCCATCCTCTACGACTCCACCCTGAGCAACTGGGACTACCTGCGCCAGTTCAAGGGCCGCCGCGAGTGGCTGCCCCCCTTCCGGGAGCTGACGCGCCGCTTCGACTTCGCCTGGTATGGCAACCTGCCGGTGGGCGCGGAGGGCTACCGCGACTTCCGCGCCCTCACCCAGCCGTTGCTCACCGCCCCCGCACCCTCGGAGGCCGCCCGTGCGTGA
- a CDS encoding OsmC family protein, whose product MGISKGSAQWNGGLKDGKGVMKPAHAPEAPFSLGTRFEGQQGSNPEELIGAALSGCFSMALSLGLETAGLKPTSIQTSADVHLDKQGAGFAITTIALTTEARVPGASAEQFQKIAEETKKNCPVSKALAGTTITLKATLSP is encoded by the coding sequence ATGGGCATCAGCAAGGGCAGTGCGCAGTGGAATGGCGGTCTCAAGGATGGCAAGGGCGTGATGAAGCCCGCCCACGCCCCGGAAGCCCCCTTCTCCCTGGGCACCCGCTTCGAAGGGCAGCAGGGCTCCAACCCCGAGGAGCTCATCGGCGCTGCGCTCTCCGGATGCTTCTCCATGGCCCTGTCCCTCGGCCTGGAGACGGCGGGACTCAAGCCCACGAGCATCCAGACCTCCGCGGACGTGCACCTGGACAAGCAAGGCGCGGGGTTCGCCATCACCACCATCGCGCTGACCACCGAGGCCCGAGTGCCCGGGGCGAGCGCCGAGCAGTTCCAGAAGATCGCCGAGGAGACGAAGAAGAACTGCCCGGTGTCCAAGGCGCTCGCGGGCACCACCATCACGCTCAAGGCGACGCTCAGCCCCTGA
- a CDS encoding GTP cyclohydrolase II, whose protein sequence is MTKGKNSTYGLLLHVGERLLETRSGDFRAHVFQNLCTRTYTLAVCQGDLQTPEPLLVRIHSACITSEAFGGCDCDCAEQLELALERIAEAGRGAVFYLMQEGRGAGYAAKARDRMLVQASCDTVSTFEAYRMLGLEPDSRRYHEVALALGLLKVRAPVRLLTNNPEKTRALKTLGIEVEAAERIQREANPFNVHYLSSKRREGHALASGLLAKRAVELPEPVLSFEPAPLKAAPYLIRMASYLLPIRVSAEASRAWFRAHVYFDLLASCERVVLTYGPLAEDSLRVPLVRIQRESLFERFPVRNGVHKSQWKWAVAEMVQHGHGIALFPSADGDDAVLAASALGAQSPGGRLAEARVTDEALLMLLEHHAPGKAVMPLFTHLDDDGARRTTVDAFKRHGFLLTEPMLFKSAS, encoded by the coding sequence ATGACCAAGGGTAAGAATTCCACCTACGGCCTGCTGCTCCATGTCGGAGAGCGGCTTCTGGAAACACGCTCCGGTGACTTCCGGGCGCATGTCTTCCAAAACCTCTGCACTCGCACCTACACGCTCGCGGTGTGTCAGGGAGATCTCCAGACCCCTGAGCCGCTGCTGGTGCGCATCCACTCGGCCTGCATTACGAGTGAAGCCTTTGGGGGCTGCGACTGCGACTGTGCCGAGCAGCTCGAACTGGCGCTCGAGCGCATCGCCGAGGCGGGGCGCGGCGCTGTCTTCTACTTGATGCAGGAGGGCCGGGGCGCGGGTTATGCCGCGAAGGCGCGTGATCGCATGCTCGTCCAGGCGAGCTGCGATACGGTCTCGACCTTCGAGGCCTACCGGATGCTTGGTCTCGAGCCAGACTCCCGCCGCTACCACGAGGTGGCGCTGGCGCTTGGACTCCTGAAGGTGAGGGCGCCTGTCCGGCTGCTCACGAACAACCCGGAGAAGACCCGGGCCCTCAAAACCCTGGGCATCGAGGTCGAGGCGGCCGAGCGGATCCAGCGCGAGGCGAATCCCTTCAATGTTCACTACCTCTCGTCGAAGCGCCGCGAGGGCCATGCCCTGGCGAGTGGCCTGCTCGCCAAAAGGGCCGTGGAGCTTCCGGAGCCGGTGCTCTCGTTTGAGCCGGCCCCACTCAAGGCCGCCCCGTACCTCATCCGGATGGCGTCCTATCTGCTTCCCATCCGCGTCAGTGCGGAGGCTTCGCGCGCGTGGTTCCGGGCACACGTCTACTTTGATCTCCTGGCGAGCTGTGAGCGCGTCGTGCTCACGTATGGCCCCCTCGCGGAGGACTCACTGCGGGTGCCGCTCGTGCGCATCCAGCGTGAATCCCTGTTCGAGCGCTTTCCGGTCCGCAACGGTGTCCACAAGTCCCAGTGGAAGTGGGCCGTCGCTGAAATGGTCCAGCATGGGCATGGCATCGCTTTGTTCCCCTCCGCCGATGGCGATGATGCGGTGCTGGCGGCCTCGGCGCTCGGTGCCCAGTCCCCCGGAGGGCGGCTGGCGGAGGCGCGAGTCACGGACGAGGCGCTGCTCATGCTCCTTGAGCATCACGCTCCGGGCAAGGCGGTCATGCCCCTCTTCACCCACCTGGACGACGATGGCGCGCGGCGGACGACGGTCGATGCATTCAAGCGGCACGGCTTTCTGCTCACCGAGCCCATGCTCTTCAAGAGCGCGTCCTGA
- a CDS encoding creatininase family protein, protein MSESAPGPSPWRAGYDVLQERVRRLPSLLRAQAASPMAPVRFDPRSVRCFVTSGVGSSEAHARYLASLLSEEMGLPARFVPLSALAPVAPRTASRDVLIVFSQGLSPNARLPLAAPKAWHHVVLATAVTEAGAARPGQESKRELLERLREAGGQVVRFLPEDEYTTLVRVLGPMAGYLCALRMAQAIGERAGLASLSVDLDAICSRIDQAEAVVEAGFVGRDLSTLPGELAFLASGAYGELTANLRYKVLEGMLAPLPPVWDWLHFAHGPFQQSHDQRAVFIALTHEGEPRETGWLSRLETMLVPERHALVRWESRLPGPLAIFEHEALLNHLMLRVIEARRIDQVRWPGRGLDGPIYDVGAETSGGRVLGTVGETRKKKPTERRLDRLTWPELEQLLASGVRTAVLPLGAVEQHGAHLPFAADTWIADALAERFCARVEEAIACPALPVGCSTEHMAFPGTLSLRTGTLRAVLEDLLASCRQHGFERAFLFSGHGGNEGPLAECIGALREASAPMELIVFTDLARLTHLSHGASQEHGVGPECSGYHAGEFETSILRGLRSETVRLDRLEPGFVKPTDRPSELFYPSLRVNAPNGTVGDPRPSAPERAERYLEVWVDVLVGAYRAALTREGQRTFHWE, encoded by the coding sequence ATGTCTGAGTCCGCGCCTGGCCCGAGCCCGTGGCGTGCCGGGTACGACGTTCTCCAGGAGCGGGTGCGGCGTCTTCCCTCGTTGCTGCGGGCTCAGGCGGCGAGCCCGATGGCGCCGGTGCGTTTCGATCCGCGCTCCGTTCGCTGCTTCGTGACGAGCGGCGTGGGCAGCTCGGAAGCACATGCGCGTTATCTCGCTTCTCTCCTCTCGGAGGAGATGGGGCTCCCGGCGCGTTTCGTTCCGCTCTCGGCGCTTGCGCCCGTTGCGCCCCGCACGGCCTCGCGGGACGTGCTCATCGTCTTCTCCCAGGGGCTCTCACCGAATGCGCGGCTGCCGCTGGCGGCACCGAAGGCGTGGCACCACGTGGTGCTCGCGACCGCCGTGACCGAGGCGGGGGCGGCCCGGCCCGGACAGGAGTCGAAGCGGGAGCTGCTCGAGCGTCTGAGGGAGGCGGGAGGCCAGGTGGTGCGCTTCCTTCCCGAGGACGAGTACACGACGCTGGTCCGCGTGCTCGGGCCGATGGCGGGCTACCTTTGTGCGCTGCGGATGGCCCAGGCCATCGGCGAGCGCGCGGGGCTTGCTTCCCTTTCCGTCGATCTCGATGCGATCTGCTCGCGGATCGATCAGGCGGAGGCCGTGGTGGAGGCGGGGTTCGTGGGCAGGGATCTGAGCACGCTCCCCGGCGAGCTCGCGTTCCTGGCGAGCGGAGCGTATGGCGAACTCACAGCCAACCTTCGGTACAAAGTGCTGGAGGGGATGCTGGCGCCCCTTCCTCCCGTGTGGGATTGGCTCCACTTCGCGCATGGACCGTTTCAGCAGAGCCATGACCAGCGCGCGGTGTTCATCGCGTTGACCCATGAGGGCGAACCACGGGAGACCGGGTGGCTCTCCAGGCTCGAGACGATGCTTGTCCCGGAGCGGCACGCGCTCGTGAGATGGGAATCCCGTCTCCCTGGGCCGCTGGCGATCTTCGAGCATGAGGCGTTGTTGAATCACCTCATGCTCCGGGTCATCGAGGCGCGGCGCATCGACCAGGTGCGCTGGCCGGGCCGTGGGCTCGACGGGCCGATCTATGATGTTGGCGCGGAGACCTCGGGTGGGCGGGTTCTGGGCACTGTCGGCGAAACCCGGAAGAAGAAACCCACGGAGCGGCGCCTGGATCGGTTGACCTGGCCCGAACTCGAGCAACTCCTCGCCAGCGGTGTTCGCACGGCCGTCCTTCCGCTGGGCGCGGTCGAGCAGCATGGCGCCCATCTGCCGTTCGCGGCCGATACGTGGATCGCCGACGCGCTCGCGGAGCGCTTCTGTGCCCGTGTCGAGGAGGCGATTGCTTGCCCAGCCTTGCCGGTTGGATGCTCGACGGAGCACATGGCGTTTCCGGGGACGCTCAGCTTGCGCACCGGGACCCTGCGCGCGGTCCTTGAGGATCTGCTGGCCTCATGCAGGCAGCATGGGTTCGAGCGGGCGTTTCTGTTCTCGGGTCACGGAGGAAACGAGGGCCCTCTGGCGGAGTGCATCGGCGCGCTGCGTGAAGCGAGCGCCCCCATGGAGCTCATTGTCTTCACGGACCTCGCTCGGCTGACGCACCTCTCTCACGGTGCGAGTCAGGAGCACGGAGTCGGTCCGGAGTGCTCGGGCTACCATGCCGGCGAATTCGAGACATCCATTCTCCGAGGGTTGAGGTCAGAGACCGTGCGTTTGGATCGGCTGGAGCCTGGCTTCGTGAAGCCGACCGATCGGCCCAGCGAACTCTTTTACCCAAGTCTTCGAGTGAACGCTCCGAACGGCACCGTCGGTGACCCGCGCCCCTCGGCCCCGGAGCGAGCGGAGCGCTACCTGGAGGTTTGGGTGGATGTGCTCGTTGGCGCGTACCGTGCAGCGCTCACGCGCGAGGGACAGCGGACGTTCCACTGGGAGTAA